The following DNA comes from Musa acuminata AAA Group cultivar baxijiao chromosome BXJ1-4, Cavendish_Baxijiao_AAA, whole genome shotgun sequence.
TGGAAATTTTTGCCAATGAGAAAAATCCAAAATTAAGACGAAGTCATTAATAGCCCCAATTAATTATATGAATCGGACACAACCATGATTGGCTCGTAGCTCATGATCCTCCATTGTTCGTTGATTTTAATTTGATTCAAACCCCTAATTTTTACATGTATATTAATTCTTACGGTGACCAATTCCAAATGTAATGTTATGATCATGGGTTGGAGACGCATTAAAGAAGCCGTCCTTTACCACCGCCAGATACTTCGTCGAGCCCCATCGACGATCCACCGTCCATTTCCTCAGCTGGGACGATCACGTACGTGCTGATCGTCGACCCGTACACGACAATGTATACGGACTCTCGATTGGATTGGTCGCACGTCAGATTTCGCCAGCTGGCCGTTTGATCTTGCGACACGTCTCGATGGCCGCAATCCCGGTCCCTCTCATTCGAGGACTGAACGTTTGCCGCGCCATATGACGACAGTACCCCATATCGATCCGTTGGATTCTCCTTGTCGGACGGGCGTTCTCGTCATTGGAGCGGGAAAGGCACTCCCAACCCGCTCGATGAATCAAGTTGGCTGGTCGGCCATTTCTCACTCCCCCCGATGACCATGTCTCAGAAGGACAAGTAGTAGAAGAGGAGGACGAATAGTAAGGTGAGCTTAGAGCACTGATGGCGAGGTCGAAGACGAAGCGGCTCTCGTACATCGCAGTGCCGTCGCAGTTCATTCACTCTCTCCACGGCCTCCGCCTCTCCCCCAAGAAGGCCGTGCGGTTCCCCGGCCAGCGCCTTCCGTCCCTTGCACGAAACCCGAAGTTCCTCCTACTcctgctcttcttccttctcGCCCTGCTCCGCACCCTCAGGATCGGGTCCGAGCTCCACCGCCTCCTCCCCTTTCCCTCCGTCCCCTGCTCGCACTCTTCGTCGACCGAATCGGCGTGGGCTGCCGACAAAGCGGCGGTGGTGTCGGTGGGAGTTGATGGTGGCGATGTGGGAGAGGTGGTGGGGGAGTTCTGGAGGCAGCCGGATGGAATGGGATACTCGCCGTGCCTTAACTTCAGCGAGGAGTTCCGGATGGAGAGCGAGGCGGCTCGAGGAGTCAGGCGGCGGAAGTACTTGCTGGTGGTGGTCTCCGGTGGGCTCAACCAGCAGCGGAACCAGATCGTCGACGCGGTGGTGATCGCTCGCATCCTCGGGGCGGCGCTCGTCGTCCCTGTTCTCCAGGTCAATGTCATCTGGGGCGACGAAAGGTGCCATTTTGCGAGTCCATCTTGTTACTTTCGAGAGAATCTAGGATCAAAATCCTCCTATCTTTGCTACTGTCGTCTTCCTTTTCTGCCATTTTAGTTCCAACATTAGAAAGTTTTGAACCCTTTTACCATCTATTGTCCTTAAAAGGAAGCTCACACCCGAGTTTTTATGGAGTCTGGAGATAAGTATACTATATATTAAGCATTTCTGGgtgcaaagaattgctatttctGATCTATTATCCGTCGATCTGTTTATCCTCATCTCTTCATTTGGTTTCAAGTGGCATCTAATTATTTTTGCATCAATTTTTCGATTGGGCAGCGAGTTCTCTGATATATTTGATCTGGAGCATTTCAAGAGAGTTCTCGCCGACGATGTTAAGGTGGTGTCGTCGCTGCCGTCGACCCATATCAGAACGAGGCCAGTGGACGGGAAGCAGACCCCTCTCAATGTCCCCCCTAGCTGGATCCGGAATCGGTACCTGAAGAAAGTATGTGCTTCTTTTCTCCAGTCTCGTCAGTTGATGATGACTGAACTGTTGCTTCCTTCATCAAAGAAAGATGACCGAAGCGTCCAAATGGTTTTCTTCTCCAACCATTTGGTGGTGAATGGAAGATTAGAGCTGAGTCTGATGACGTGCTGTCTACTTGTTCTTGTGATTGCAGCTCAACAGAGAAGGGGTTTTGCTTCTCAGAGGATTGGATTCCCGGTTGTCCAAAGACCTCCCACGTGACCTACAAAAGCTCCGATGCAAAGTAATCAGAACATCCAACCTTGTCTCTCTGATGTTCTTGTTTCATCGAAATTGTCCTTCTGAATCCACATGTTCGGCAACAGGTCGCCTTCCATGCCCTGAGGTTTGCAGCACCCATCCAGGAGTTGGGCAACAATCTCGCCATGAGGATGCGGAGCAAGGGGCCTTACCTCGCTCTGCACCTTCGACTGGAGAAAGATGTGTGGGTGCGAACAGGGTGCCTTCCTGGGCTGAGCTCCGAGTACGACGAGATCGTCCAAGAAGAGAGGAAGCTCCGCCCGAAGCTCCTCACTGGTAGGTCCAACATAACCTACCACGAGCGCAAACTCGCCGGATTCTGCCCACTGAATGCTCTCGAAGTCACCAGGTAGAGGAATCAGGAAGCAAGTATGCATACATCTTGTGGGGAACTGAGGCCTACCTGCTCTGTTTCAGGCTGCTGAAAGCACTAGGAGCTCCCCCAGATGCGATGATATACTGGGCAGGCGGCGAGCCGTTCGGAGGGCCGGAGGCGCTGCTGCCTTTGACGAGAGAGTTCCCGCATCTGTACAACAAGGAGAATCTGTCGCTGCCCGGCGAAC
Coding sequences within:
- the LOC135640638 gene encoding O-fucosyltransferase 20-like, translating into MARSKTKRLSYIAVPSQFIHSLHGLRLSPKKAVRFPGQRLPSLARNPKFLLLLLFFLLALLRTLRIGSELHRLLPFPSVPCSHSSSTESAWAADKAAVVSVGVDGGDVGEVVGEFWRQPDGMGYSPCLNFSEEFRMESEAARGVRRRKYLLVVVSGGLNQQRNQIVDAVVIARILGAALVVPVLQVNVIWGDESEFSDIFDLEHFKRVLADDVKVVSSLPSTHIRTRPVDGKQTPLNVPPSWIRNRYLKKLNREGVLLLRGLDSRLSKDLPRDLQKLRCKVAFHALRFAAPIQELGNNLAMRMRSKGPYLALHLRLEKDVWVRTGCLPGLSSEYDEIVQEERKLRPKLLTGRSNITYHERKLAGFCPLNALEVTRLLKALGAPPDAMIYWAGGEPFGGPEALLPLTREFPHLYNKENLSLPGELEPFAKKASLLAAIDYIVCEQSDVFMPSHGGNMGHLMQGHRAFAGHRKFITPNKRQMLPYFLDASLPELEFHRIIKELHRGSVGQPEWRSDKGDKDVTAFPVPECMCNGTSRSSVL